In Eupeodes corollae chromosome 3, idEupCoro1.1, whole genome shotgun sequence, a single genomic region encodes these proteins:
- the LOC129951790 gene encoding uncharacterized protein LOC129951790, translated as MVHEEISTFKKDMSVAFEGRLVEYTPDEMKVKLHNLTTKYNCEKKKIGPSGRSPSEWYLYSKIHSILGEHRIHNLHLYMEDSRPSDDNDISTDAIPASDELRSRSRSRSRYSSSQLDINDNPSAESTSPIATSSTSRPRAEKKKK; from the exons ATGGTGCATGAAGAAATCTccacatttaaaaaagatatgtcGGTAGCATTTGAGGGTCGGCTAGTGGAGTACACTCCCGACGAAATGAAGGTGAAGCTGCACAACCTCACAACGAAATATAA ctgtgaaaaaaagaagattggGCCGTCGGGTAGATCACCATCAGAATGGTATTTGTATTCGAAGATACATTCCATTCTCGGAGAGCATCGCATCCATAATCTTCATTTGTATATGGAGGACAGCCGTCCCTCAG atGATAATGACATTTCAACGGACGCAATTCCGGCTTCTGACGAGTTGAGGTCGAGATCAAGGTCCAGGTCAAGATATTCCTCATCCCAGTTGGACATCAATGACAATCCATCTGCGGAATCCACTTCACCAATCGctacttcttctacttctaGGCCGCGagctgaaaagaaaaaaaagtaa